From Deferrisoma camini S3R1, the proteins below share one genomic window:
- a CDS encoding segregation and condensation protein A, whose protein sequence is MEHDEGGAILVGDQAGYRVRLEGFEGPLDLLLHLIRKHRYDIYDIPIARILEEYLAVLDTMRVLDLDVASEFLVMAATLAEIKSRMLLPKPQEDEEEGEDPRAELVRRLLEYERMRAAAERLADRPVLGREVFARSFRAPDLDEVEHPDAPIEADLFRLLLAFRDVLEEAPETFVEDVARERISIQEAMQEILELFEAAPAGAGLAFQDLFPPRTSRTRLVTTFLAVLELVRLRALRVMQVTPFGEIRLFAVPMEES, encoded by the coding sequence ATGGAGCACGACGAGGGCGGCGCGATCCTGGTCGGCGACCAGGCCGGATACCGGGTGCGGCTCGAGGGGTTCGAGGGCCCCCTGGATCTCCTGCTGCACCTGATCCGCAAGCACCGCTACGACATCTACGACATCCCCATCGCCCGGATCCTGGAAGAGTACCTGGCGGTGCTGGACACCATGCGGGTGCTCGACCTGGACGTGGCCAGCGAGTTCCTGGTGATGGCCGCCACCCTGGCCGAGATCAAGTCCCGGATGCTCCTGCCCAAGCCCCAGGAGGACGAGGAAGAGGGGGAGGACCCCCGGGCCGAGCTGGTGCGTCGGCTGCTGGAGTACGAGCGGATGCGGGCGGCGGCCGAGCGGCTGGCGGACCGCCCCGTGCTGGGCCGGGAGGTGTTCGCCCGCTCGTTCCGGGCGCCCGACCTGGACGAGGTGGAGCACCCCGACGCGCCCATCGAGGCGGACCTGTTCCGGCTGCTCCTGGCCTTCCGGGACGTGCTGGAGGAGGCGCCCGAGACGTTCGTGGAGGACGTGGCCCGGGAGCGGATCTCGATCCAGGAGGCCATGCAGGAGATCCTGGAGCTGTTCGAGGCGGCGCCGGCCGGGGCCGGCCTTGCGTTCCAGGACCTGTTCCCGCCGCGGACCAGCCGCACCCGCCTGGTGACCACGTTCCTGGCGGTTCTGGAGCTGGTACGGCTGCGGGCCCTGCGGGTGATGCAGGTGACCCCGTTCGGGGAGATCCGGCTGTTCGCGGTGCCGATGGAGGAGTCGTGA
- the scpB gene encoding SMC-Scp complex subunit ScpB, whose translation MDPETLARAVEAVLFASPEPVPLVRLVELFGPEGADREAVLGALASLERALAGRAVEVREVAGGYQLRTRPEFAPFLARLEVPRPVRFSRAALETLAIVAYRQPVTRAEVEEVRGVDCGGVLKSLAEKGLVRIVGKKDVPGRPLLYGTTRKFLEVFGLASLADLPSLQEIEELLAQEEEPGDPPGAA comes from the coding sequence ATGGACCCGGAGACCCTTGCCCGGGCGGTGGAGGCGGTTCTGTTCGCCTCGCCGGAGCCGGTGCCCCTGGTCCGGCTGGTGGAGCTGTTCGGCCCGGAGGGCGCGGACCGGGAGGCCGTGCTGGGGGCCCTGGCGAGCCTGGAGCGGGCCCTGGCCGGCCGGGCCGTGGAGGTGCGGGAGGTGGCCGGCGGGTACCAGCTTCGCACCCGGCCGGAGTTCGCCCCGTTCCTGGCCCGGCTCGAGGTGCCCAGGCCGGTGCGGTTCAGCCGGGCGGCCCTGGAGACGTTGGCCATCGTGGCGTACCGCCAGCCGGTGACCCGGGCCGAGGTGGAGGAGGTGCGGGGGGTGGACTGCGGCGGGGTGCTCAAGTCGCTGGCGGAAAAAGGGCTCGTGCGGATCGTGGGCAAGAAGGACGTGCCCGGCCGGCCCCTCCTGTACGGCACCACCCGGAAGTTCCTGGAGGTGTTCGGCCTGGCCTCCCTGGCCGACCTGCCCAGTCTTCAGGAGATCGAGGAGCTCCTGGCGCAGGAGGAGGAGCCCGGCGATCCCCCGGGAGCGGCCTGA
- a CDS encoding pseudouridine synthase, whose product MPGERLQKVLAARGVASRRQAERWIEQGRVRVDGRVVTRLGTRVDPEAQVIEVDGRPLPPPPPRVVVVLRKPPGYVTTVQDPHAGATVMDLLAGLSERVMPVGRLDRDTRGVLLFTNDGGLAHRLLHPSRGVEKVYRVSARGRFDPRRLVSGVRLDDGPAAAVRVWEVDRSGGMVRFSLALHGGRKRQVRRMVQALGGRVVDLERVAFGPIRAGDLPEGRWRHLTPDEIQALEQAAGRGGGRPEDPRQDAPWTT is encoded by the coding sequence ATGCCCGGGGAGCGGCTCCAGAAGGTGTTGGCCGCCCGCGGCGTGGCGAGCCGGCGCCAGGCCGAACGGTGGATCGAGCAGGGCCGGGTGCGGGTGGACGGCCGGGTGGTGACCCGGCTCGGAACCCGGGTGGACCCCGAGGCCCAGGTGATCGAGGTGGACGGCCGACCCCTGCCGCCCCCCCCGCCCAGGGTGGTGGTGGTCCTCCGGAAACCCCCGGGCTACGTGACCACGGTGCAGGACCCCCACGCCGGGGCCACGGTCATGGACCTGTTGGCCGGCCTGTCGGAACGGGTGATGCCCGTGGGGCGGCTCGATCGGGACACCCGGGGGGTCCTCCTGTTCACCAACGACGGCGGGCTGGCCCACCGCCTTCTCCACCCCAGCCGGGGCGTGGAGAAGGTGTATCGGGTGAGCGCCCGGGGGAGGTTCGATCCCCGACGGCTGGTCTCCGGGGTTCGGCTGGACGACGGGCCTGCGGCCGCGGTGCGGGTGTGGGAGGTGGACCGGTCCGGTGGGATGGTGCGGTTCTCCCTGGCGCTCCACGGCGGACGCAAGCGCCAGGTGCGACGCATGGTCCAGGCCCTGGGGGGGCGGGTGGTGGACCTGGAGCGGGTGGCGTTCGGCCCGATCCGGGCGGGGGACCTTCCGGAGGGCCGCTGGCGCCACCTCACCCCCGACGAGATCCAGGCCCTGGAACAGGCGGCCGGCAGGGGCGGAGGCCGGCCCGAAGACCCGAGGCAGGACGCGCCATGGACGACGTGA
- the pheA gene encoding prephenate dehydratase: MDDVKQRLAELRAAIDDLDRRILELLNERAGLARRVGEIKREAGARFYAPGREEDLLRRLEQANPGPFPNAAVRAVWREIISASLALEAPMSVAYLGPPATFTHQAALRRFGESARLEPARTIGEVFERVEKGKVAYGVIPVENTTEGVVSHTLDMFLRSELKIVAEVYLRVTHHLLNRSGRLGDVERIYSHPHAVAQCRGWLETHLAEVPVFDAASTAQAAKIASEDPGAAAIAAEVAAQAYGLRVVESRIEDNPNNFTRFLVIGPEIPDPSGRDKTSVVFAVRDEVGALYRMLQPFFEHGVNLTKIESRPMPDEAWQYVFFTDCEGHLTEPGVRAALEELRSRCRFLRVLGSYPQGSLPRAQ, encoded by the coding sequence ATGGACGACGTGAAGCAACGGTTGGCGGAGCTGCGGGCCGCCATCGACGACCTGGACCGCCGAATCCTCGAGCTCCTGAACGAAAGGGCAGGGCTGGCCCGCCGGGTGGGCGAGATCAAACGGGAGGCCGGCGCCCGGTTCTACGCCCCCGGCCGGGAGGAGGACCTGCTGCGCCGGCTCGAGCAGGCCAACCCCGGCCCGTTCCCCAACGCGGCGGTCCGGGCCGTGTGGCGGGAGATCATCTCGGCCTCCCTGGCCCTCGAGGCGCCCATGAGCGTGGCGTACCTGGGGCCGCCGGCCACCTTCACCCACCAGGCCGCCCTGCGGAGGTTCGGGGAGTCGGCGCGGCTGGAGCCCGCCCGCACCATCGGCGAGGTGTTCGAGCGGGTGGAGAAGGGCAAGGTGGCCTACGGGGTGATCCCGGTGGAGAACACCACCGAGGGGGTGGTGAGCCACACCCTGGACATGTTCCTCCGGTCCGAGCTGAAGATCGTGGCCGAGGTGTACCTGCGGGTGACCCACCACCTGCTCAACCGCAGCGGCCGGCTGGGCGACGTGGAGCGGATCTACTCCCACCCCCATGCCGTGGCCCAGTGCCGGGGATGGCTGGAGACCCACCTGGCCGAGGTGCCGGTGTTCGACGCGGCGAGCACCGCCCAGGCGGCCAAGATCGCGTCCGAGGACCCGGGGGCGGCCGCGATCGCGGCCGAGGTGGCGGCCCAGGCCTACGGCCTGCGGGTGGTGGAGTCGCGCATCGAGGACAACCCCAACAACTTCACCCGGTTCCTGGTGATCGGCCCCGAGATTCCCGATCCCAGCGGCCGCGACAAGACCTCGGTGGTGTTCGCGGTCCGGGACGAGGTGGGGGCCCTGTACCGGATGCTCCAGCCGTTCTTCGAGCACGGCGTGAACCTGACCAAGATCGAGTCCCGTCCCATGCCCGACGAGGCCTGGCAGTACGTGTTCTTCACCGACTGCGAGGGTCACCTCACCGAGCCCGGCGTCCGGGCCGCCCTGGAGGAGCTGCGCTCCCGCTGCCGGTTCCTGCGGGTGCTGGGCTCCTACCCCCAGGGGAGCCTGCCCCGGGCCCAGTAG
- the hisC gene encoding histidinol-phosphate transaminase, giving the protein MTDRFRQLVSPFVHDLSPYVPGKPLEDLAREKGLAHIVKLASNENPLGPSPRAVEAARSALEAAHRYPDGYGRALKEALARRWGVGPENLVLGNGSSEVIEMVVRLVVRPGRSVVLASPSFSIYELTVRAQGGEVVWVPLQDHRVDLGAVAAAVRPDTSLVILGNPNNPTGTAFGAGEWERFLERVPSSVAVILDEAYAEYADAPDFPQGPRYVDPSRPLVVVRTFSKAYGLALLRIGYAVGPPGLVDYLNRLRLPFNANGVAQAAALAALADGEHLRRSRQVNRRGRERLHRLFGRMGLEHVPSQANFVAVKVGDGDGVYRRLLDHGVIVRSIRGFGMPEWLRVTVGLPEELDRFEAAFQAVMAEGIARP; this is encoded by the coding sequence ATGACCGACCGCTTCCGCCAGCTGGTAAGTCCGTTCGTCCACGACCTATCCCCGTACGTGCCCGGCAAGCCCCTCGAGGACCTGGCCCGGGAGAAGGGGCTCGCCCACATCGTCAAGCTGGCGAGCAACGAGAACCCCCTGGGCCCCTCGCCCCGGGCCGTGGAAGCGGCCCGATCCGCGCTGGAGGCGGCCCACCGGTACCCGGACGGGTACGGCCGTGCCCTCAAGGAGGCGCTGGCCCGGCGCTGGGGCGTGGGCCCCGAGAACCTCGTGCTGGGCAACGGCAGCTCCGAGGTGATCGAGATGGTGGTGCGGCTCGTGGTGCGGCCGGGCCGGTCGGTGGTGCTGGCGAGCCCCTCGTTCAGCATCTACGAGCTGACGGTGCGGGCCCAGGGGGGGGAAGTGGTGTGGGTGCCGTTGCAGGACCACCGGGTCGACCTGGGCGCCGTGGCCGCGGCCGTCCGTCCGGACACCTCGCTGGTGATCCTGGGCAACCCGAACAACCCCACGGGCACGGCGTTCGGTGCGGGCGAGTGGGAGCGGTTCCTGGAGCGGGTGCCTTCGTCCGTGGCCGTGATTCTGGACGAGGCCTACGCCGAGTACGCGGACGCCCCTGACTTTCCGCAGGGCCCCAGGTACGTGGACCCGAGCCGCCCCCTGGTGGTGGTGCGCACGTTCTCCAAGGCCTACGGGCTGGCCCTGCTGCGGATCGGCTACGCCGTGGGCCCGCCGGGGCTGGTGGACTACCTGAACCGCCTGCGGCTGCCGTTCAACGCCAACGGGGTGGCCCAGGCCGCGGCCCTGGCCGCCCTGGCGGACGGGGAGCACCTGAGACGCAGCCGGCAGGTGAACCGGCGGGGCCGGGAGCGCCTGCACCGGCTGTTCGGCCGAATGGGCCTCGAGCACGTGCCCAGCCAGGCGAACTTCGTGGCGGTGAAGGTGGGCGACGGCGACGGCGTGTACCGCCGCCTGCTCGATCACGGGGTCATCGTGCGCTCGATCCGGGGCTTCGGCATGCCCGAATGGCTGCGGGTCACCGTGGGGCTGCCCGAGGAGTTGGACCGGTTCGAAGCCGCTTTCCAGGCCGTGATGGCCGAGGGGATCGCAAGACCATGA
- the aroF gene encoding 3-deoxy-7-phosphoheptulonate synthase: MIIVLKPDHKEEDRRQLVETLRALGLAVHESRGVQRTLVGAIGDEAVLRDLPLESMPGVERVIPILKPYKLVSREFHPADSEVEVGGIAFGPGPVQIIAGPCSIEDRQLLLETAHAIQEAGATCLRGGAYKPRTSPYAFQGLGEKGLEMLAEAREATGLPVVTELMDPRDTVLVARYADVVQIGARNMQNFRLLKEVGNLTKPILIKRGMSATITEWLMSAEYVAAQGNQRILLCERGIRTFETATRSTLDLSAVPVLKSQTHLPVLVDPSHAAGSWELVEPLSRAAVAAGADGLMIEVHARPDAALCDGNQSLKPERFARLVEAVANVCRAVGRELGGGER; the protein is encoded by the coding sequence ATGATCATCGTTCTCAAACCCGACCACAAGGAAGAGGACCGGCGGCAGCTGGTCGAGACCCTCCGGGCCCTGGGGTTGGCCGTGCACGAGTCCCGGGGCGTGCAGCGCACCCTGGTGGGGGCCATCGGTGACGAGGCGGTGCTGCGGGACCTGCCCCTGGAGTCCATGCCGGGCGTGGAGAGGGTGATCCCGATCCTGAAACCCTACAAGCTGGTGAGCCGCGAGTTCCACCCGGCCGACTCCGAGGTGGAGGTGGGCGGGATCGCCTTCGGCCCCGGGCCCGTGCAGATCATCGCCGGGCCGTGCTCCATCGAGGACCGGCAGCTGCTGCTGGAGACCGCCCACGCCATCCAGGAGGCCGGCGCCACCTGCCTGCGGGGCGGGGCCTACAAGCCCCGCACCAGCCCCTACGCGTTCCAGGGGCTGGGCGAGAAGGGGCTGGAGATGCTGGCCGAGGCCCGGGAGGCCACGGGGTTGCCGGTGGTGACCGAGCTCATGGACCCCCGGGACACGGTGCTCGTGGCCCGGTACGCCGACGTGGTGCAGATCGGGGCGCGCAACATGCAGAACTTCCGGCTCCTCAAGGAGGTGGGAAACCTCACCAAGCCCATCCTCATCAAACGGGGCATGTCGGCCACGATCACCGAGTGGCTGATGAGCGCGGAGTACGTGGCCGCCCAGGGCAACCAGCGGATCCTGCTGTGCGAACGGGGCATCCGGACCTTCGAGACCGCCACCCGCAGCACCCTGGACCTGTCCGCCGTGCCGGTGCTGAAGAGCCAGACCCACCTCCCCGTGTTGGTGGACCCCAGCCACGCCGCCGGCAGTTGGGAGCTGGTGGAGCCGCTGAGCCGGGCGGCCGTGGCGGCCGGGGCCGACGGGCTGATGATCGAGGTCCACGCCCGGCCCGATGCGGCCCTGTGCGACGGCAACCAGAGCCTGAAGCCCGAGCGGTTCGCCCGGCTGGTGGAGGCCGTGGCCAACGTGTGCCGGGCCGTGGGCCGGGAGCTCGGGGGAGGGGAGCGATGA
- a CDS encoding prephenate dehydrogenase, with translation MTGPTVGIVGLGQIGGSLAAAIKAHGVPYRVRAWDRRTAALGMGRERGWVDEAVGSAAEAVAGADLVVLAAPVTAVRRLLAEIAPAVSPGQVVTDVGSTKASIVAEAARVLPAGVEFVGAHPVAGTERSGVEAADPRLFDARPCVLTPLPPTPAEAVERVESLWRALGARVVRMSPEAHDRVFAWVSHLPHLLAYTLTWAVLEKLGDQELNLAGPSLRDWTRVVGSPPALWRDICMENREALGRVLGEFEEELAAVRKRLETGDAEALEALFHGAKEGRSRLWTV, from the coding sequence ATGACCGGTCCCACGGTGGGGATCGTGGGCCTCGGGCAGATCGGAGGAAGCCTGGCCGCGGCGATCAAGGCCCACGGCGTGCCCTACCGGGTGCGGGCGTGGGATCGGCGCACGGCGGCCCTGGGCATGGGCCGGGAGCGCGGGTGGGTGGACGAGGCGGTGGGCTCGGCGGCCGAGGCCGTGGCCGGGGCCGACCTGGTGGTGCTGGCGGCCCCGGTGACCGCGGTGCGCCGCCTGCTGGCCGAGATCGCCCCGGCCGTGTCCCCGGGCCAGGTCGTCACCGACGTGGGCAGCACCAAGGCCTCCATCGTGGCCGAGGCGGCCCGGGTGCTGCCGGCCGGGGTGGAGTTCGTGGGGGCACATCCGGTGGCCGGCACGGAGCGCTCGGGGGTCGAGGCGGCCGACCCGAGGCTGTTCGACGCTCGGCCGTGCGTGTTGACCCCCCTGCCCCCCACCCCGGCCGAGGCCGTGGAGCGGGTGGAGTCGCTGTGGAGAGCGCTAGGGGCCCGGGTGGTCCGGATGTCGCCGGAGGCCCACGACCGGGTGTTCGCGTGGGTGAGCCACCTGCCCCACCTGCTCGCGTACACCCTGACCTGGGCGGTGCTCGAGAAGCTCGGGGACCAGGAGCTGAACCTGGCGGGGCCGTCGCTGCGGGACTGGACCCGGGTGGTGGGGAGCCCCCCGGCCCTGTGGCGGGACATCTGCATGGAGAACCGCGAGGCCCTGGGCCGGGTCCTGGGGGAGTTCGAGGAGGAGCTGGCCGCGGTGCGAAAGCGGCTCGAGACCGGGGACGCCGAGGCCCTGGAGGCCCTGTTCCACGGGGCGAAGGAAGGGAGGAGCCGGCTTTGGACCGTGTGA
- the aroA gene encoding 3-phosphoshikimate 1-carboxyvinyltransferase, with protein sequence MRVAGSGPFRRELRVPGDKSVSHRALMFAALAEGTSRIRGLQAGADVASTRAALERLGVAMWDEGDTVVVEGRGLGGLREPDDVLDCGNSGTTMRLLAGVLAGHGFLSVLTGDASLRQRPMARVLDPLREMGALALGRREDRLAPLVIRGGSLRALTWRLPVASAQVKSAVLLAGLHCRGTTWVEEPAPSRDHTERMLEAMGAGIVREDGRVGVRGRVPLAPLDMEVPGDPSAAAFWAAAACLVPGSRVTVRGVCLNPTRTGFFRILRRMGAAVELRPTGTSGGEPVGDVTVEHRALRGTRVDPAEVPAAIDEFPVLAAVAAAAGGVTEVTGAGELRHKESDRIGTLAGELRKAGVEVEAFEDGFRIRGPAALRPAVFDSHGDHRLAMALGVLSLAIPGGAEVTRADAVAVSYSRFWEDLGGNPDRP encoded by the coding sequence GTGAGGGTGGCGGGCTCCGGCCCGTTCCGGCGGGAGCTTCGGGTGCCGGGGGACAAATCCGTCTCCCATCGGGCATTGATGTTCGCGGCCCTGGCCGAGGGAACGTCCCGGATCCGGGGCCTGCAGGCCGGGGCCGACGTGGCGTCCACCCGGGCCGCGCTGGAGCGCCTGGGCGTGGCGATGTGGGACGAGGGGGACACGGTCGTGGTGGAGGGCCGGGGTCTGGGGGGGCTCCGGGAGCCCGACGACGTGCTGGACTGCGGGAACTCCGGAACCACCATGCGGCTGCTCGCGGGCGTGCTGGCCGGCCACGGGTTCCTGTCGGTGCTCACCGGCGACGCCAGCCTGCGCCAGCGGCCCATGGCCCGGGTCCTGGACCCCCTGCGGGAGATGGGGGCCCTGGCCCTGGGCCGCCGGGAGGACCGCCTGGCGCCCCTGGTGATCCGGGGCGGGAGCCTGCGGGCCCTGACCTGGAGGCTGCCCGTGGCCAGCGCCCAGGTGAAGAGCGCCGTGCTCCTGGCCGGGCTCCACTGCCGGGGAACCACCTGGGTGGAGGAGCCGGCCCCGTCCCGGGACCACACCGAGCGGATGCTCGAGGCCATGGGCGCCGGGATCGTCCGGGAGGACGGCAGAGTGGGGGTGAGGGGACGCGTGCCGCTGGCGCCGCTCGACATGGAGGTGCCGGGCGACCCGTCGGCCGCGGCGTTTTGGGCTGCCGCGGCCTGTCTGGTGCCCGGCTCGCGGGTCACGGTGCGGGGGGTGTGCCTGAACCCGACCCGCACCGGGTTCTTCCGGATCCTCCGGAGGATGGGGGCGGCCGTGGAGCTGCGGCCCACCGGCACCTCCGGGGGCGAGCCCGTGGGGGACGTGACCGTGGAGCACCGGGCCCTGCGAGGGACCCGGGTGGACCCCGCCGAGGTGCCGGCCGCCATCGACGAGTTCCCGGTGCTGGCCGCGGTGGCGGCCGCGGCCGGGGGGGTGACCGAGGTGACCGGCGCGGGGGAGCTGCGGCACAAGGAGTCCGACCGGATCGGAACCCTGGCGGGGGAGCTTCGCAAGGCCGGGGTGGAGGTGGAGGCGTTCGAGGACGGGTTCCGGATCCGGGGGCCGGCCGCCTTGCGGCCGGCCGTGTTCGACAGCCACGGCGACCACCGGCTCGCCATGGCCCTGGGGGTGCTGTCTCTGGCCATCCCGGGCGGGGCCGAGGTGACCCGGGCCGATGCCGTGGCGGTGTCTTACTCGCGGTTCTGGGAGGATCTCGGTGGGAACCCCGACAGGCCGTGA
- the ftsY gene encoding signal recognition particle-docking protein FtsY, which translates to MSEEIPKKRGLFGRLFRRGGGEAVEPPEPPSEPDEEPTSGEEADAPAPEPPADQEPSPEEEPLPEPEEVGEAPPPEPADAPPEPVPEEEREGEAEEGSGEDSPARAGFLARLRQGLAKTRQGLAKKVDRVLFGKKEIDAETLDELEEALVTADLGVATVMHLVDEIREKVSRKELVRPEALREHLKAAIREILVAEEARPAPEGVRPWVIMVVGVNGVGKTTTIGKIGARFRREGKRVILAAGDTFRAAAIEQLEIWGNRIGAQVVRHQQGSDPAAVAFDAVEAGKARDADVVIVDTAGRLHTKRNLMEELKKVRRVIGKALPGAPHEVLLVLDATTGQNAVSQARLFHEAVGVDAIALTKLDGTARGGVIVAICDDLKIPIRYIGIGEGVEDLRPFDAQAFVDALF; encoded by the coding sequence GTGAGCGAGGAAATCCCGAAGAAGCGGGGGCTGTTCGGCCGGTTGTTCCGGCGGGGAGGGGGCGAGGCGGTCGAGCCCCCGGAGCCGCCGTCGGAGCCGGACGAGGAGCCGACATCCGGAGAGGAGGCCGACGCCCCCGCACCCGAGCCGCCCGCGGACCAGGAGCCGTCGCCTGAAGAGGAGCCGTTGCCCGAGCCCGAGGAGGTCGGGGAGGCGCCCCCCCCGGAGCCTGCCGACGCCCCGCCCGAGCCCGTGCCGGAAGAGGAGAGGGAGGGGGAGGCTGAGGAGGGGTCTGGTGAGGACTCCCCGGCCCGGGCCGGGTTCCTAGCCCGGCTCCGCCAGGGGCTGGCCAAGACCCGCCAGGGCCTGGCCAAGAAGGTGGACCGGGTGCTGTTCGGCAAGAAGGAGATCGACGCCGAGACCCTGGACGAGCTGGAGGAGGCCCTGGTCACCGCGGATCTGGGCGTGGCCACGGTCATGCACCTGGTGGACGAGATCCGGGAGAAGGTGAGCCGCAAGGAGTTGGTGCGGCCCGAGGCCCTGCGCGAGCACCTGAAGGCGGCCATCCGGGAGATCCTGGTGGCGGAGGAGGCCCGACCGGCGCCGGAGGGGGTGCGGCCCTGGGTGATCATGGTGGTGGGCGTGAACGGCGTGGGCAAGACCACCACCATCGGCAAGATCGGGGCCCGGTTTCGCCGGGAGGGCAAGCGGGTGATCCTGGCCGCCGGCGACACGTTTCGGGCGGCGGCCATCGAACAGCTCGAGATCTGGGGGAACCGGATCGGGGCCCAGGTGGTGCGGCACCAGCAGGGGTCCGACCCGGCCGCGGTGGCGTTCGACGCGGTGGAGGCCGGCAAGGCCCGGGATGCGGACGTGGTCATCGTGGACACGGCGGGCCGGCTCCACACCAAGCGCAACCTGATGGAGGAGCTCAAGAAGGTCCGGCGGGTGATCGGCAAGGCCCTGCCCGGCGCGCCCCACGAGGTGCTGCTGGTCCTGGACGCCACCACCGGCCAGAACGCCGTGAGCCAGGCGCGGCTGTTCCACGAGGCCGTGGGGGTGGACGCCATCGCCCTGACCAAGCTGGACGGCACGGCCCGGGGCGGCGTGATCGTGGCCATCTGCGACGACCTCAAGATCCCCATCCGGTACATCGGCATCGGCGAAGGGGTCGAGGACCTGCGCCCCTTCGACGCCCAGGCGTTCGTGGACGCGCTGTTCTGA
- a CDS encoding sodium:proton antiporter yields the protein MDKRPLGRLLAAIALGTLFATTAWASGGGEGGAGLGSELALYWGIPFVGILLSIALFPLLAPRFWHHHFGKVSAFWALALAVPFLVAYRGEALHQIIEIYLADYVPFIILLWSLYTVAGGILVTGSLAGTPLVNLLLLVVGTAIASWVGTTGAAMLLIRPFLRANTWRKRRTYQVVFFIFLVCNVGGALTPLGDPPLFLGFLHGVPFFWTFKILPPMLLVSAVLLTVFFLMDWYYYRKEEGRPPAPDGSKLRIEGGHNLLFLAGVVAGVLLSGVLHTRLGTVNLLGVTLSVAGVGRDVLLVAMGILSLRTTRRAIRERNEFTWFPIVEVAYLFAGIFVTMIPVLEILKAGTQGHMAFLIEAVKEPLHYFWVTGGLSSFLDNAPTYLVFLNTALGNFFPGVPERQAILNLIQHQQVYLEAVAAGAVFMGANTYIGNAPNFMVRSIAEEAGVEMPSFFGYILKYSLVFLVPTFVLVTLVFFR from the coding sequence ATGGACAAACGCCCTCTGGGCCGCCTTCTGGCGGCGATCGCCCTGGGAACCCTGTTCGCCACCACGGCGTGGGCCTCCGGCGGAGGGGAGGGAGGGGCCGGGCTCGGGAGCGAGCTCGCCCTGTACTGGGGAATTCCGTTCGTGGGCATCCTGCTCTCCATCGCCCTGTTTCCCCTGTTGGCGCCCCGGTTCTGGCACCACCACTTCGGCAAGGTCTCGGCCTTCTGGGCCTTGGCCCTGGCGGTGCCGTTCCTGGTCGCGTACCGGGGCGAGGCGCTGCACCAGATCATCGAGATCTACCTGGCCGACTACGTGCCGTTCATCATCCTGCTGTGGTCCCTGTACACGGTGGCCGGCGGCATCCTGGTCACCGGCAGCCTCGCGGGCACCCCCCTGGTCAACCTGCTGCTGCTGGTGGTCGGAACGGCCATCGCCTCGTGGGTGGGCACCACGGGCGCGGCCATGCTCCTGATCCGGCCGTTCCTGCGGGCCAACACCTGGCGCAAGCGCCGCACCTACCAGGTGGTGTTCTTCATCTTCCTGGTGTGCAACGTGGGCGGCGCCCTGACCCCTCTGGGGGATCCACCCCTGTTCCTGGGGTTCCTCCACGGGGTGCCGTTCTTCTGGACCTTCAAGATCCTGCCGCCGATGCTGCTGGTGTCCGCGGTGCTGCTGACCGTATTCTTCCTCATGGACTGGTACTACTACCGCAAGGAGGAGGGCCGGCCCCCGGCCCCGGACGGGTCGAAGCTCCGGATCGAGGGAGGGCACAACCTGCTGTTCCTCGCCGGCGTGGTGGCGGGGGTGCTGCTGAGCGGGGTGCTCCACACCCGCCTGGGAACGGTCAATCTGTTGGGGGTGACCCTGTCCGTGGCGGGTGTGGGCCGGGACGTGCTGCTGGTGGCGATGGGGATCCTTTCCCTGCGGACCACCAGGCGGGCGATCCGGGAGCGCAACGAGTTCACCTGGTTCCCCATCGTGGAGGTGGCCTACCTGTTCGCCGGCATCTTCGTGACCATGATCCCGGTGCTCGAGATCCTGAAGGCCGGCACCCAGGGCCACATGGCCTTCCTGATCGAGGCGGTCAAGGAGCCGCTCCACTACTTCTGGGTCACCGGCGGGCTGTCCAGCTTCCTGGACAATGCGCCCACCTACCTGGTGTTCCTGAACACGGCCCTGGGCAACTTCTTCCCGGGGGTGCCGGAGCGTCAGGCCATCCTGAACCTGATCCAGCACCAGCAGGTCTACCTCGAGGCCGTGGCGGCGGGCGCCGTGTTCATGGGAGCGAACACGTACATCGGAAACGCGCCCAACTTCATGGTGCGGTCCATCGCCGAGGAGGCCGGCGTGGAGATGCCCAGTTTCTTCGGGTATATTCTCAAGTACTCCCTGGTCTTCCTGGTGCCCACCTTCGTTCTCGTGACCCTCGTCTTCTTCCGGTGA